Below is a window of Deltaproteobacteria bacterium DNA.
TTATTGATAATCGCTGCTTCTCCCTCGGTATTCACGCATTTTTCCTGACACAGGCCGGCCGGTATAAACAGGAGATTGATCAGAAGGAAAGAAAAGATGATGGTTATTCCGCGCATTGTATCCTCACCTCCAAGGTGGAAATTCAAGACTATATGCGCGAATATACTTTAAGCGGATGTAATTTGTAAAGGGTAATTGTGTTCAATAGTGACCGGGAAAAGGGAGGATGATAGGTGTTAGCGAGCTGCTCCTCCATCATTTCCCAATACAGAAGGTTGAGAATATCCTGTCCAGAATTTCTTCGGTGGCAGTTTTCCCGCCGATTTCACCCAGACTGTCAAGAGCTTCCCGGACATCGAATGCGTAAAATTCAGGAGAAAGACCGCTCTCGACGGCGTCCCTGGCCTTTAGCAGCGAAGCGGCCGTTTTTTCAATGGCTGTTTTATGACGGATATTGGATATGATATACGCTGATTGGCGATTGTGCGGATTATCCAGAACTATCGAATAGATCGCATCTTTTAGTTCCGGTATGCCATCACCGTATTTTGCCGAGATCCATATGAGTGGTATCGTATCAGGTATGAGGGTTGTTAATTCCCGTTCATCAAGCATGTGAGAGAGGTCCGCCTTGTTGATGACCAGTAAACGCTTCATCGCCCGGCATCGCTCGATGATATCGGTATCCTCCTTTGTGAGGAGAGTATTCCCGTCAAGGACAATGATGGCCACATCCGCCTGTGAAAGTTTTTCCCATACTAAACGGACACCTTCTTTTTCGATAATATTTTCCGGTTCTCTTATTCCGGCTGTATCAGTGAGTTTTACAGGTACTCCCCTGATATTGACAATTTCCTCAATAAAATCCCTTGTTGTTCCCGGAAGGGGAGTTATGATGGCCCTCTTCTCACCTAAGAGTCTGTTTAAAAGGCTTGATTTTCCTACATTGGGCCTTCCTGCGATTACGGCATTAATACCATCCCTGTAGATTTTTCCTTCCCGGTATGTCGATACAAGTTTATGCAGTTCATCAATAACTGTTTCGATTTTACGAGAAATATCTGAATAATTACTGATCTCTATATCCTCATCTGAGAAATCGATGGATGTCTCGATGATGGCGAGGATATCAATGATCGATGCGCGAATCGTCTCGATTTTCTCAGCTAAGTTTCCTTTGAGGTGGGAAACAGCCAGTTCCAGTCCCCGGTCTGTTTTCGCCATGATCATTTCAACGATAGACTCTGCCTGGATGAGGTCGATCCGGTTATTCAGAAAGGCACGCCTGGTGAATTCTCCGGGTTCGGCAAGACGTGCGCCCGCTATGATGACTTCAGAAAGTACAGACTGCAGGATGACAGAACCGCCGTGGCAGTTAATCTCCAGTACATCTTCTCCTGTGTAAGAATGAGGCTTCATCATGAGAGAGATGAGAACTTCGTCGATGACCAAACCCGTTTCAGGCGAAACGATGTCTCCATGATAGAGATGATGGCTTTTGAATCCATCATCCCTTTTTGATGATCTAAAAAGAAGGCGGGCAATATCCATTGACTTCGGGCCGCTAACGCGTATTATACCGATTCCTCCCACACCGGGAGGGGTGGCTATGGCCGCTATGGTGTCTTCCAAACTTGTCCCTTTTTCACCGGCATAATAACAATTTTTCTGAATTCACCTTCACCCCGGCTTTTGGTAGTTAATTCCTCGTCGTTTTGCAGCGCCAGATGGATGATGCGGCGGTCATGGGCGTTCATATGTCCAACAGTTAATGCTTTCTTTGATTTTTTTACTTTTTCTGCCAGCTTTTCAGCCAGGGAGCTGAGTGACTCTTCTCTTCTTTTCCTATAAGATTCGGTATCTATGATAATCATTTTTCGGTTATCAGTGTACTTACTTACGGACTTGTTCACAATGTACTGAATAGCATCAAGGTTCTGTCCTCTTTTCCCGATAAGTAAGCCGCTGCCGTCCCCCTTGATATTCAGGAAAATCGTGTCAGGTGTTTCTTCAACGGTTACAGGGCAATCGAGGTGCATCCTAAGCAGGACACCCTCCAGGATTCTTTTTGACTTCATAGCCGGGGTTTCTTCAGCGGGAGCTCCGGTTGCGGCAGATTGAGGTGGATCTGAATTGACAAACGATTTTTTTTGAACAGTTTCTCGATATTGCTCCGCCGGTGTATCTGTCGTCATTTCGATGGTCATTATGCTTGCTTTTATTTTCGCTTTTTTTGATCCAAGGCCGAGAAATCCAGAAGTGCAGTCCGAAATGATCTCAATATTCAGCTTTTCCCTTGGCATGTTGAATTCGCTGCATGCTTTTTCGATGGCGTCATCTATGTTTTTTCCTTCAAATTCCAAATACTTCATAGTTCTTACCTCATCTTACGATGGTTTTTTGTTAATGTAAAGCTGTTGCCCGATGCTCAATATATTTTGAAAGAGCCAGTAGAGGACCAGCCCTGACGGAAAACTCAAAAACAGAAACGTAAAAACAACAGGCATCAACAGCATCAACTTTGCCTGCATGGGATCTCCCACAGGGGGGCTCATCTTTTGCTGAATGAACATTGTTGCCCCCATAATGATTGGTGTGATGTAGTAAGGATCCTTTGCTGACAGATCCTGAATCCACCAGTAGAATGGGGCATGACGAAGTTCAATAGAATACATGAGAGCCTTATAGAGTCCAAAGAAGACAGGAATTTGAATCACCATTGGCAGACATCCCCCCAGGGGGTTCACCTTGTGGGTTTTATACAGAGCCATTGTTTCCTGGCTTAGTTTTGTCTTGTCAGTTTTAAATTTCTCCCTGAGTTCGGCTATCTTCGGCTGAAGTTTCTGCATTTCCTTCATAGATTTGTAGCTC
It encodes the following:
- the mnmE gene encoding tRNA uridine-5-carboxymethylaminomethyl(34) synthesis GTPase MnmE — translated: MEDTIAAIATPPGVGGIGIIRVSGPKSMDIARLLFRSSKRDDGFKSHHLYHGDIVSPETGLVIDEVLISLMMKPHSYTGEDVLEINCHGGSVILQSVLSEVIIAGARLAEPGEFTRRAFLNNRIDLIQAESIVEMIMAKTDRGLELAVSHLKGNLAEKIETIRASIIDILAIIETSIDFSDEDIEISNYSDISRKIETVIDELHKLVSTYREGKIYRDGINAVIAGRPNVGKSSLLNRLLGEKRAIITPLPGTTRDFIEEIVNIRGVPVKLTDTAGIREPENIIEKEGVRLVWEKLSQADVAIIVLDGNTLLTKEDTDIIERCRAMKRLLVINKADLSHMLDERELTTLIPDTIPLIWISAKYGDGIPELKDAIYSIVLDNPHNRQSAYIISNIRHKTAIEKTAASLLKARDAVESGLSPEFYAFDVREALDSLGEIGGKTATEEILDRIFSTFCIGK
- a CDS encoding protein jag, which translates into the protein MKYLEFEGKNIDDAIEKACSEFNMPREKLNIEIISDCTSGFLGLGSKKAKIKASIMTIEMTTDTPAEQYRETVQKKSFVNSDPPQSAATGAPAEETPAMKSKRILEGVLLRMHLDCPVTVEETPDTIFLNIKGDGSGLLIGKRGQNLDAIQYIVNKSVSKYTDNRKMIIIDTESYRKRREESLSSLAEKLAEKVKKSKKALTVGHMNAHDRRIIHLALQNDEELTTKSRGEGEFRKIVIMPVKKGQVWKTP